The Argiope bruennichi chromosome 9, qqArgBrue1.1, whole genome shotgun sequence genome contains a region encoding:
- the LOC129983689 gene encoding transcription factor SOX-9-like, with product MEARIMMGETDDSSSMESGTYPASIRAAVSRVLQGYDWSVVPAPVRNGSGGSGSGDRRKPYVKRPMNAFMVWAQAARRKLADQYPHLHNAELSKTLGKLWRLLNEEDKRPFIEEAERLRLIHKREHPDYKYQPRRKKATKSGNEKPPQPAGQANTTIVFRSLKYSDSSDSGSVKMESGSGNPSSPPTPPSSPPLQTLTTLNRRLKTDGNTYEPPIDFSYVDVGQLTREAMDNLDESELDQYLPPANVRQYAGLLPPLIDDFGGPYPVNTASYVGNGSLVDENWTCF from the exons ATGGAGGCAAGGATAATGATGGGTGAGACGGATGACTCCAGCAGCATGGAGTCCGGGACCTATCCGGCTTCAATCCGGGCAGCCGTGAGTAGGGTGCTTCAAGGATATGACTGGAGTGTGGTGCCGGCACCTGTTAGGAATGGTTCCGGTGGATCGGGTAGTGGAGATAGAAGAAAACCGTATGTGAAGAGGCCCATGAATGCCTTTATGGTGTGGGCCCAGGCTGCTAGAAGGAAATTGGCAGATCAATACCCACACTTACATAATGCCGAATTGAGCAAGACGCTCGGAAAATTGTGGAG GTTACTCAATGAAGAAGACAAACGGCCGTTTATCGAAGAGGCTGAAAGGCTTCGTCTTATCCATAAGAGGGAACACCCTGATTACAAATACCAACCCAGAAGAAAGAAGGCAACAAAATCTGGCAATGAAAAGCCCCCACAACCTGCTGGTCAGGCTAACACGACAATTGTATTCAG atCTCTGAAGTATAGTGATTCCTCCGATTCCGGTTCTGTGAAAATGGAGAGCGGGTCCGGAAACCCCTCGAGTCCACCCACGCCACCTTCCAGCCCTCCTCTGCAGACGCTCACCACCCTCAACAGAAGGCTCAAAACAG ATGGCAACACTTATGAACCACCAATCGACTTCAGCTATGTAGATGTCGGTCAGCTCACTAGAGAGGCTATGGACAATTTAGATGAATCTGAGCTTGACCAGTACCTCCCACCTGCCAATGTAAGGCAATATGCTGGACTTTTGCCTCCCCTTATAGATGATTTCGGGGGACCCTACCCAGTAAACACGGCTTCGTATGTGGGCAATGGAAGCCTTGTTGATGAAAACTGGACTTGCTTCTAA